Proteins found in one Paenibacillus sp. FSL R10-2782 genomic segment:
- a CDS encoding chemotaxis protein CheD, whose amino-acid sequence MIEDKSIIKVGMADLNVTSNPNSIRTTGLGSCVGLTLYDPHLKLAGMAHVMLPSSDIAREGQLNIAKYADTALPELFERMLKLGAERRRLVAKMAGGAQMFAFAGSGDTMRIGPRNVESCKEMLVDLGIPLLAEDTGGSYGRTIELDCETGVLNIRSVQKGVKEL is encoded by the coding sequence ATGATTGAGGATAAAAGCATCATCAAAGTGGGCATGGCAGACTTGAACGTAACCAGCAATCCAAACTCCATTCGTACGACAGGACTTGGTTCCTGCGTCGGATTGACCCTCTACGATCCTCATTTAAAGCTGGCTGGTATGGCACATGTAATGCTACCATCCTCAGACATTGCGCGTGAAGGGCAGCTTAACATCGCCAAATATGCCGATACCGCGTTGCCGGAGCTATTTGAGAGGATGCTGAAATTGGGAGCCGAACGCCGCAGACTGGTCGCCAAAATGGCAGGAGGAGCGCAAATGTTTGCCTTTGCCGGCAGTGGGGACACCATGCGAATTGGTCCGCGCAATGTGGAGTCATGCAAGGAAATGCTCGTAGATCTCGGTATTCCTCTGCTTGCGGAGGATACAGGTGGTAGTTATGGCCGAACGATTGAGCTGGACTGTGAAACTGGCGTTTTGAATATTCGAAGCGTACAAAAAGGTGTAAAGGAATTATAA
- a CDS encoding FliA/WhiG family RNA polymerase sigma factor, translating into MNERKAAHLNHSELWEQWKEHGDKEAKKQLIEKYLHIVEYVSGRLAVGLPKNVSKDDLASNGVMGLIDALEKFDYERGLQFETYASWRVRGAILDGLRQGDWVPRSVREKAKKIEDAYQHLEQRYLRTVSDEEMSHYLDVSEKEFQTMIQEVAVMSIVSLEDPIREEESETRLSLLVDEKAKNPDHKVNEFTLRDALAQGIDKLTEKERIVVSLLYYEDLSLSEIAEVMSLSPSRISQLHSKAILRLRATLDKQRDLLMRKD; encoded by the coding sequence ATGAACGAGCGAAAAGCCGCTCATTTAAACCATTCCGAACTGTGGGAGCAATGGAAAGAACACGGTGACAAGGAAGCGAAAAAGCAGCTAATTGAAAAGTACCTCCATATTGTGGAGTATGTGTCGGGACGCCTTGCAGTAGGTTTGCCTAAAAATGTATCTAAGGATGACCTGGCCAGTAACGGTGTCATGGGCTTGATTGATGCTCTTGAAAAGTTTGACTATGAACGTGGTTTGCAGTTTGAGACTTATGCTTCCTGGCGCGTTCGAGGAGCGATTTTGGATGGTCTTCGCCAAGGAGACTGGGTTCCACGTTCGGTCAGGGAAAAAGCGAAAAAAATTGAGGATGCCTATCAGCATCTGGAGCAGAGATACTTACGCACGGTAAGTGACGAAGAGATGAGCCATTATTTGGACGTCTCTGAAAAAGAGTTTCAAACCATGATCCAGGAGGTCGCCGTTATGTCGATCGTTTCACTGGAGGACCCGATCCGCGAAGAAGAGTCGGAGACACGACTTTCCCTTTTAGTCGATGAAAAAGCGAAAAATCCGGATCACAAGGTCAATGAATTTACACTTCGTGATGCCCTTGCACAAGGCATTGACAAATTGACTGAAAAAGAACGTATCGTTGTTTCTTTATTGTATTACGAGGATTTGTCTCTCAGTGAAATTGCTGAGGTCATGTCCCTTTCCCCTTCGCGTATTTCACAACTACATTCCAAAGCCATATTGCGGCTGAGGGCAACACTGGACAAACAGCGGGATCTGCTAATGCGTAAAGATTAA
- a CDS encoding FapA family protein, whose product MEKHYALDQYLKVVVSPDKLSAYLEFAKREEGFSCSVEELERFLSSQKISHGLINNEIYSFVARSEDYFFTKLLIAEGTPPVHGKDGKINLAEVVTGEDARKPLETLDGRVDYKELTRLKNVKRGQLIAERIDPLPGVPGIAVTGEEIPYLPGKEARFKVGKNVVVHPEGVAMYAAIDGLVTTTEKGKLNVFPVYEVNGDVDYSVGNIDFVGTVVIRGNVLTGFRIRAAGDIRVIGGVEGAELDAEGSVDISGGIIGYHKGYVKAAQNVKCSFIQDGNVIAGGDILVSQSIMHSQIKASKNVLCGGAKGLIVGGSVQAGEKVVARTIGNTMSTATIIEVGVLPELRDELTELRARLKQQTDSQDKTNKALTILDQLAATGQLAPERMAMRIKLTSTKKSNDNELLETKSRMLEIERTLEDTTRARVEVKNVIYGGSKIVIGRYTKFIKDSVERMAFYYHEGDISMSSSV is encoded by the coding sequence GTGGAGAAGCACTATGCTTTGGACCAGTATTTAAAAGTGGTCGTCTCACCCGATAAACTTAGCGCTTATTTGGAGTTTGCTAAACGTGAAGAAGGCTTTTCCTGTTCTGTAGAAGAATTGGAGCGTTTCCTGAGCAGCCAAAAAATAAGTCATGGTTTGATTAATAATGAGATTTACTCGTTTGTGGCAAGATCGGAAGATTATTTCTTCACCAAATTGCTGATTGCTGAGGGAACACCGCCAGTTCATGGTAAGGACGGAAAAATTAATTTGGCTGAAGTTGTGACTGGTGAAGATGCACGTAAGCCGCTCGAAACCTTGGATGGACGAGTGGACTATAAAGAATTGACCCGTTTAAAAAATGTAAAGCGTGGACAACTGATTGCCGAGCGGATTGATCCATTGCCGGGTGTACCTGGTATTGCCGTCACGGGAGAGGAAATTCCATATCTTCCAGGCAAAGAGGCACGTTTTAAAGTAGGGAAAAATGTAGTTGTTCATCCAGAAGGTGTTGCAATGTACGCAGCTATCGATGGATTGGTGACTACGACTGAAAAGGGTAAGCTCAATGTGTTTCCCGTATATGAAGTGAACGGGGATGTGGATTATAGCGTCGGCAACATTGATTTTGTTGGAACCGTCGTCATTCGTGGTAATGTCCTGACAGGTTTCCGTATTCGGGCGGCTGGAGACATTCGTGTTATCGGCGGTGTGGAAGGCGCTGAATTGGATGCGGAAGGCTCAGTCGACATTAGTGGTGGTATTATTGGATACCATAAGGGGTATGTGAAAGCTGCGCAAAATGTGAAATGCTCCTTTATACAGGATGGTAACGTGATTGCCGGGGGCGATATCCTTGTATCCCAAAGCATCATGCATTCCCAGATCAAAGCCAGTAAGAATGTACTTTGCGGAGGGGCTAAAGGACTCATCGTAGGTGGTAGTGTACAAGCTGGTGAAAAAGTGGTGGCGCGCACCATTGGTAATACGATGTCTACGGCCACTATAATCGAAGTAGGTGTATTACCGGAGCTTCGAGATGAATTGACTGAACTCCGAGCACGTTTGAAGCAACAAACAGACAGTCAGGATAAGACCAATAAGGCGCTCACCATACTGGATCAGCTTGCTGCTACTGGACAGCTTGCCCCTGAAAGAATGGCGATGCGAATCAAGCTGACATCTACTAAAAAATCAAATGACAACGAGCTTCTGGAAACTAAATCAAGAATGCTGGAGATCGAACGAACTTTGGAAGATACAACCCGCGCGCGGGTAGAAGTCAAAAACGTTATTTACGGCGGCTCTAAAATAGTTATCGGCAGATATACAAAATTTATTAAAGATTCGGTGGAAAGAATGGCGTTTTATTATCATGAGGGTGATATCAGTATGTCCTCCTCCGTGTAA
- a CDS encoding peptidase produces the protein MIKNRSFMLGMGTGLITGALLLQLAMIGQGQSQPSSAEPKNMTREQLEEAAARLNLQISESSDPKMTEEEWRNKVIKEGNKTPVAPKKAEAAQIPSTPKTPASKTPSATSKPSASTSSLQSPDKPQTKGSSATTTPDTPKQPSTPQVQYRIASGSNLKSVASGLQKAGIVSDASAFEAEAKAQKINTKIRTGTYEFAKGEDFGSIITKITKKPSN, from the coding sequence GTGATCAAAAATCGTTCATTCATGCTAGGCATGGGCACCGGACTTATTACAGGCGCACTACTGCTGCAATTGGCGATGATCGGTCAGGGTCAATCGCAGCCGTCTTCAGCGGAACCAAAAAACATGACACGTGAGCAATTGGAGGAGGCGGCAGCCAGACTGAATCTTCAAATAAGTGAGAGTTCTGATCCGAAGATGACAGAAGAGGAATGGCGTAACAAGGTGATCAAGGAAGGCAATAAAACACCGGTTGCCCCCAAAAAGGCAGAAGCGGCGCAAATTCCGTCGACACCAAAGACTCCTGCCAGCAAAACGCCTTCGGCTACTTCTAAGCCTTCAGCAAGCACATCTTCACTCCAAAGTCCAGATAAGCCACAAACTAAAGGTTCGAGTGCTACGACTACTCCAGATACCCCCAAACAGCCATCCACTCCGCAAGTGCAATATCGCATTGCATCCGGAAGCAATCTGAAGAGTGTGGCATCTGGTTTGCAGAAGGCAGGCATCGTATCGGATGCCAGTGCGTTTGAGGCTGAGGCTAAGGCTCAAAAAATCAATACCAAAATCCGTACCGGTACCTACGAGTTTGCCAAGGGTGAGGATTTTGGTTCTATCATTACTAAAATTACAAAGAAGCCGTCCAACTGA
- the rpsB gene encoding 30S ribosomal protein S2 has translation MAVISMKQLLEAGVHFGHQTRRWNPKMDRYIFTERNGIYIIDLQKTVKKVEEAYNFVKSIAAENGTILFVGTKKQAQDSVKEEAARAGQFYINQRWLGGTLTNFQTIQKRIDRLKQLEAWEEDGTFAVLPKKEVIILRKEKDRLEKFLGGIKNMKGLPSALFIIDPRKERIAVAEARKLGIPIVGIVDTNCDPDEIDYVIPGNDDAIRAVKLLTGKMADAVMEANQGEETTA, from the coding sequence ATGGCAGTAATCTCCATGAAACAGCTTTTGGAAGCTGGGGTTCACTTTGGTCACCAAACACGTCGCTGGAACCCGAAAATGGATCGTTATATCTTCACTGAAAGAAACGGTATTTACATCATTGACTTGCAAAAGACAGTGAAAAAGGTTGAGGAAGCTTACAACTTCGTAAAAAGCATTGCAGCTGAGAATGGTACAATTCTGTTCGTAGGCACGAAGAAACAAGCACAAGATTCCGTTAAAGAAGAGGCAGCACGCGCTGGTCAATTCTATATCAACCAACGTTGGTTGGGCGGTACGCTGACTAACTTCCAAACTATTCAAAAACGTATTGATCGTTTGAAACAACTGGAAGCTTGGGAAGAAGATGGTACATTCGCTGTACTTCCTAAAAAAGAAGTTATCATTCTCCGTAAAGAGAAAGATCGTCTTGAAAAATTCTTGGGCGGAATCAAAAACATGAAGGGCCTTCCAAGCGCTCTGTTCATCATTGATCCACGCAAAGAACGCATTGCGGTTGCTGAAGCTCGCAAATTGGGCATTCCAATCGTGGGTATCGTTGATACAAACTGCGATCCAGACGAAATTGACTATGTTATCCCAGGTAATGACGACGCGATCCGCGCTGTTAAATTGCTGACAGGTAAAATGGCTGATGCAGTTATGGAAGCAAACCAAGGCGAAGAAACTACAGCATAA
- the tsf gene encoding translation elongation factor Ts — MAVNASAVKELREKTGAGMLDCKKALEEANGDLTKAIEVLREKGLAAAANKAGRIATEGVVESYIHAGGRIGVLVEVNCETDFVAKTDQFRDFVRDIAMHIAASNPRYVRREEVPQEEIEKEKEILKAQALNEGKPEKIVEKMVEGRIGKFYEEFCLLEQSFIKDPDKTISTLINEKISTIGENISLRRFVRFELGEGLEKKEDNFYEEVMSQVKQ; from the coding sequence ATGGCAGTTAATGCTAGCGCAGTAAAAGAGCTTCGTGAAAAAACAGGCGCAGGAATGCTGGATTGTAAAAAAGCGCTTGAAGAAGCAAACGGTGATTTGACAAAAGCAATTGAAGTTCTGCGTGAAAAAGGACTTGCAGCTGCAGCGAACAAAGCAGGCCGTATCGCTACTGAAGGCGTTGTTGAATCCTACATCCATGCTGGCGGCCGTATCGGCGTACTGGTAGAAGTAAACTGCGAAACAGACTTCGTAGCTAAAACAGACCAGTTCAGAGATTTTGTGCGTGACATCGCTATGCATATCGCTGCATCAAACCCTCGTTATGTTCGTCGCGAAGAAGTGCCACAGGAAGAGATCGAAAAAGAAAAAGAAATCCTGAAAGCACAAGCTTTGAACGAAGGCAAACCAGAAAAAATCGTTGAGAAAATGGTTGAAGGCCGCATCGGTAAATTCTATGAAGAGTTCTGCCTGTTAGAGCAATCTTTCATTAAAGATCCGGACAAAACAATCTCCACACTCATCAACGAAAAAATCAGCACCATTGGTGAAAACATTTCTCTGCGTCGTTTTGTTCGTTTTGAACTGGGCGAAGGTTTGGAGAAAAAAGAAGACAACTTCTACGAAGAAGTTATGTCTCAAGTGAAGCAATAA
- the pyrH gene encoding UMP kinase → MEKPVFKRVVLKVSGESLSGSNGYGIDADTIASIAEQVKDVVELGVEVAIVCGGGNIWRGIAGSANGIDRATADYMGMLATVMNSLALQDALEQIEVPTRVQTSIAMQQIAEPYIRRRAIRHLEKGRVVIFAAGTGNPFFSTDTTAALRAAEIEAEVILMAKNKVDGVYSADPFKDSTAEKYEQLTYLDVLNKNLGVMDSTASSLCMDNNIPLIVFAITEQGNIKRVVLGEKIGTIVKGSVN, encoded by the coding sequence TTGGAAAAACCTGTGTTTAAGCGTGTAGTTCTGAAAGTCAGCGGAGAGTCGCTGTCAGGCTCGAACGGCTATGGTATTGATGCGGATACAATTGCGTCGATCGCCGAGCAGGTCAAGGACGTTGTTGAACTGGGAGTAGAAGTTGCTATCGTGTGCGGAGGCGGCAACATTTGGCGGGGTATTGCAGGAAGCGCCAACGGAATTGACCGTGCGACAGCAGATTATATGGGTATGCTGGCAACGGTGATGAACTCACTGGCATTGCAGGATGCATTGGAGCAAATTGAAGTACCTACGCGTGTGCAGACTTCTATTGCAATGCAGCAAATTGCTGAGCCTTACATTCGTCGTAGAGCTATCCGTCATTTGGAAAAAGGTCGGGTTGTTATTTTTGCAGCAGGTACAGGGAATCCGTTCTTTTCGACCGATACTACGGCTGCTTTGCGTGCTGCTGAAATTGAGGCTGAAGTGATTCTGATGGCTAAAAATAAAGTGGACGGCGTATATTCAGCTGATCCATTTAAAGACAGCACAGCCGAGAAGTATGAGCAACTTACGTATTTGGATGTGCTCAACAAAAATCTCGGTGTCATGGACTCTACGGCTTCCTCGCTGTGTATGGATAACAATATTCCGTTGATTGTCTTTGCTATTACAGAGCAAGGTAACATTAAACGTGTCGTGTTGGGTGAGAAAATTGGCACGATCGTCAAAGGGAGTGTAAATTAA
- the frr gene encoding ribosome recycling factor, whose amino-acid sequence MPQSVKKSAEERMHKAIQSLQRDLASLRAGRATPALLDRVQVEYYGAMTPVNQLANVNTPDSRTLMIQPWDKSSLADIERAIQKSDLGLTPSNDGNTIRLSIPALTEERRTDLVKLTKKNGEEAKVAIRNIRRDANDDIKKMEKTDISEDESRKYQEEIQKTTDKFIAEVDKILAAKEKEIMEV is encoded by the coding sequence ATGCCACAATCTGTTAAAAAGAGCGCTGAAGAGCGCATGCATAAAGCCATTCAGTCGTTGCAGCGGGATCTTGCATCTTTACGCGCTGGTCGAGCGACTCCAGCTCTACTGGATCGCGTTCAGGTTGAGTATTACGGTGCAATGACTCCGGTCAATCAGTTAGCTAATGTAAATACACCGGACAGCCGGACTCTGATGATTCAGCCTTGGGATAAATCCTCCCTAGCCGACATTGAGCGTGCTATCCAAAAATCCGATCTGGGTTTGACTCCTTCCAATGACGGAAATACTATTCGTCTCAGTATTCCTGCATTGACAGAAGAACGCAGAACGGATCTGGTGAAGCTGACGAAAAAAAACGGCGAAGAAGCGAAGGTTGCCATTCGTAACATTCGTCGCGATGCGAACGATGATATTAAAAAAATGGAGAAAACTGATATTTCCGAGGATGAATCCCGCAAGTATCAGGAAGAAATCCAGAAAACAACCGATAAATTTATTGCCGAAGTGGATAAAATTTTGGCTGCAAAAGAAAAAGAAATTATGGAAGTATAA